The DNA window TGTTCATGCTTTGGGCCAATTGCCACACTTTGACAAGCATTTGAAATTGCTCACACAGTGGCTGGTCTAATTCTAGCATTCTCTGCTGTATGATTGGATTTGGAAGTACATAAACTTCGTGGACCAAAATTTAACCACCGTCATCATTCACCTATGCTGTATGATCATTACTTCTTGCCAATGGcaagaatctttttttttttaacctttttcttcctcttcttctttttcataAGCACTAATAGGGAACCCAATCCACTTTTTGCTTATCTTTACTACATTTAACTACGCCTAAAAGATTAACTATTTAATTTCCTattccaccaaaaaaaaaaagaaaaaacactgACACCGCTGGTCGATCGGTAGAAATAAAATTATCATACATAACATCCTTATCGTTGTATAAAGAAACTTATATTGGGCCTAGCTCAACCGACATTGCTCGTGAAACATGAATTCCGATTGAATTTTCTCATTTGAAGAAGCCCATTTCAAGATGCATCTATAGTAGAATTCAGCTAATTTGTGCAATATTGAGATCCACAAAGAATGTAGGAGGGTAAAAGAATTGAACAGTCCAAACAAAAGCTCAAAGGTCTAGTCCAGAGacagagagggagagagagagatgaaagGGGGATAGGAGAAGAGGGAGAGGGACCCGTAGTGCTTGAGATAGGTGAGACAATGCATGATACAAAGGCCATGATGCATGTCTTCTAAAGAGAGGGCTCAGTCTCAATCAATTAGACATTCTtgatttgaatccattaatttGCTTTCTAGagtctcttttttttaaaaaaaattcttcaaattttcttgCTCTTCTTGATGAAAAAAAACTAAAGTGGGTTCCCACACTATCACAATTGCACATGCCATTGGAAGGGGACGTCTTCAGTGTTCTCCAATCCTTATTCTTTAATGTTTTTCTATGTACAATTGGGATGGGAAGGTTGATTTGCCTTCTGATTAATATCCATATTAGAAAAGCTTTTTCATAAGTATGCCCACTTCATTGTCTAGGGAAATTTAATTACATAAAGGATTATCACAAAGTAAAATATAATTGCATATACAAACTTCAGGTTCCtcgagaaagaaaaaaacaatttttttttttttttttttgtgtttcttCCGCATTTTGTCTTTCATAAATTTCTAAGATGCTGAAATCTAATGGTTGAAAACTGTATTTTATGTGTTAACATATGGTAACCTTCCCATTAAGGAGTTTGTCcccccagaaaaaaaaagaaaagaagaaatccTTCCCTTTAACTAAGCAGCTCCTATGGGCCATGATAACAGTAATCAGCTAGTACATTTATGAGGATTTGAGCACAAAATATTTATTCTTGCAATTTCTACTGCAAATTTATTTCATGAAAATCGTTGATAATTTACATAAACTAAGAGGCAATAGGTGTTTGGcactttacttttactttttatttttttcatacaaacttttttttgggtgttttttgggtggttggggggggggggggaggaagGGCGGGAAGGGCAGAAATGAAATGatgagaagaaaaaggaaaaggtttAAGAAAAATGGGCAACCTAATCATGAGTCCTGCCTCCTCCAGTGTAAACCAATTGATACGAATTAGTACACCCATAACGAAAACAATTAGGCTGGTTAAGTACAATTGATTATTTAACGCACTGGATAAATTAATTATTACATTACATTAGTCAAAAGTTTCGGCGCTAGCTTAAATGTATTCAACAAAAGAAGCCGAATTTATATATTAACATTTTCAccccaaaaaattttctttctgaaagtttgaatttttttcccttataGAGTTAGCTCTACCGTATCCTAATGGCAAAGTTATTTGAGTGACCTGTATGATAGATAGCTCACACattaggttttgatgtttaaaGCTTTTATTTTTGAAGCCTATGCGGTCTTGCTTCTCATCAAATCAAGGGCTCAATAACACATTAATGTGGAACATAAAATGAAACATATTGTGCAGTTAGACAcacaaatatataaaaataatttttcataCATACTGTCAGTTTTGAATGAACGACAACTATATAAAAATATGCATTTGAAATCTAACTTTTGTATATATGTCAGAGATCTGatagtaataatatatatacattatcagtatccgtatatataaaatttattcatACATATAAGTATGTATGTATGTACGTACAGGGATAGAGagaatgttcaaactaattgaAACACAAAAGCAGagcaaatggaagcaagaaaagGTTGTTGAAATGATTAAAGCTTTTGATTACGGTAAAGCAGCAATGCAGGCAATCATGCATGGCAGTGCATATAATGTATTTAGTTGTGTGTGTGGTACTGTATATAGCTTTTGTGTCTCCAATTCATAATTCATACACTAATCTCGCCTTGATCAACGATTTTCTTACCATTGTTTTACTGCAAGTCGATGATTATGCAGAAAAGTTCCGCAGAAAGAAGCGCAAAAGATAAAAGGCTATGCAGCTTAATTATATGTCAAGTGCCATGGAGTGATGAAGAGTGTTTGGTCTTAGACCGGTAAATTCCTCTACCAGCTCCCCCCGTGAGTTTAAAAGATGTTCAATTAACTACTACTTGGGCAAAATTACTGAGTAAGTTTTTTATGTACTGTCAgtgaacaaatttttttttttacactaacaAGTTTGGATCGATGTCGCAAATataaattcaaatcatgcaTATGTGGTATACATCCGTAACTGctagtgttaaaaaaaaaaaattcactgcACTATTAGTGTATGAAAAGTTAATCCATATATATTACCTCCAATATTAGTCTTGAAAATACAAACTTCCCCATTCAATTTGCATTTTTAATTGAGCAGCTTGCCCCTCAACACCAAATTAATAAATTGTCGTCCCTCACTATCCTTACAACTAGGGTTGTACACTTCTATTGACATTCCTTCTTCCCCTAGCTAGTTGCTCTCCTCCTTTCTCTTCCCACAAAAAATTTTCTACCCCAAAAAATAAGTAGATCATTAACTGttgaattaatcttatatacactattaAGATTGAATGTATAAcacatatgtaaaatttaaaatttaatttaattatcgTACCTCTAATcgtgataatatatatattatcagcATTTAAAAGATTAATCCCTTAATTATTCAACGCAAATTATTGTTTCGGCAACACGAACTCCATCAGCTTCTTGTGTGCCTTGGTCATCATTTTAACCCGCCGCCCCCTTCTCCCCTTCTTTCCCCCCTCCGAAAACCATCATGACAAAAGAACCAAAAAAGGGCATCCATTTGATGTGTTATCTTTGCCTTTTTAACAGAGAGGGAACATTTTAACCATCATGGTATCTAAGGAAGGAAACCATTCCACATCGGAAGATCGTGGGATTTTTACTCTGAATTTAAGGTCCATAGGGACCTCGTTCTGTTACTAATTGGCTGAACGTGAGTTCTTTGTGGATCTCTCTTAAATTGCTTTCGGGCCGGTTTATCCGTTAACTCCTGTGTTTGTTCTAATTATGAGTGAGTGTGTTAATTCTGTTTCGGAAAAAAACAAACCCATAGATGGTGAGGGTGTGCACGGGAGGGGGTTGGGTCACCATCCCACATCGGAAGATCGTGGGGTCTTTACTCTGGATTTAAGGTCCATAGGGACCTTATTCTGTCACCAATTGGCTAAATGTGAGTACTTTGTGGGTCTCCTTTAAATTGTTTTGGGGTCGATTTATCCGTTAACTCCTGTGTTTGTTCTAATTATGCGTGAGTGTGTTAATTccgtttcggaaaaaaaaaaaaaaagtatctaAGGAAGGAAAGTTGAAACATTTTACAGTCacaaatttgcattttttttttttttgctttcttatCTTAGGACAGTGGAGATCACTGATCCGATAGCTAGTAGATTTATGCCTCGCACCAAATCACACACGGACCTGTCGAGTCAAGGCCCTGCTTGTCATGGAGATGCCACACCCCAACCCATAACTGTgggtccttttcttttcttttatcctTTTAGGTTCCATTACATTACACCATCCTATCCACATCAAACCAACTGGTTGCACAAAATTCGTAGATAAGAATCAGTCCATCACTCtgcgaaaaataattaaaaatagtagtagtagtattttcATAAATGTTCTAATGAACAGATTAAGTATGATGAAATTTACCTTTAGATCTCTATTGggattttgtttttttaaaagaaaatgtgGCTTACTATATTGTAGACAAGtgtgtatatgagataaaattGACGATGAAACCACGTCTGTAAAGTTTTTGAAAACAATTTTAAAAATGCAACTCCAAATATGCTTACAGTTCTATAAACTTCTTGCACATTAAATCCTGTTTTGGTTGGATGAATATGAACTGTTCTTTAATCATTGGATTATCCAATATTTGAtaattaacatttcaaaaatccaactgtaaaatttacaaaattctTTATCTATATGGAATGCTAAAAGGTCGTGTTTCTAGACCAACTTTGCCTTGATGCATGTTTTGTAGTATCTTTTGTTCTTCGTCTATAGTTAAAAGACACCTTCTATTTTTCATgagatttttctgtttgaaTGGGCATTGCATTGTTTGAGACATATATGCTAGGAACTAGAGTTCAAAGGGAAAATGgcagaaagtttcttcaattATTAACAAAGTAACAAAAGCACCGGGATAGAAATAATTGTCCCCTTCCCATTTGCATGTGGCTCCAGCATGGAGGAGTTTTCAATGACGatagaccaaaaaaaaaggcagcctgccaaaagtgaaaggaaaaaataaacCAAGAAAAATTACCACTTTTTTACTTTGGGTATAAGTCAAAGAATTACTACATTTGATTGCAGGGAGTATTTTTGGCCGTCAGTAGAAGATCTAGAAGCAAGTTCTTTtagtgggttttttttttttcttttcttttgaagttttttttgggcattggttttttttggggggggggggggggtggtggAAATAGAGGATCTAGATGGTTAaaatccttttctttcctcATGATCAACATCAAGTCTTTGTGTTTAGCTATATACCATCATAACATCATTTTTGATCTCATGGAGTTGAAGATGAAAACTCTATCACTGTTACAAACATAGCTAgctaaccttttttttttttttttttgatgcaATGAAATCTAGTTGTTTTTCtatcccacaaaaaaaaaaagaggtataTATGATCGTAACAATTAACTTTTATCACAATTACTTATGTGGTAAATCTGTTAATCTCATCAACGCTCTTGCTGTATATATAAGCACATTCAAATAATCAATTTATATTTCATAATCTTTTTTAGCTACTTTTATCAAGAAAAGAGTACAATAATGAAGGGGATTACCTACCCAACATAAGTACATCGAGTTGTTTTGCTCACTTGGACAAAATTAGGTGTAACATATTCTCTAAGTTACAAAATTAGGTGTAAAATTACATcattttccgtgatcacatttccctattacttttttccctcacatacatcaaatcgctacagtaatttttccatgaaaaatcatgaaaaatgcaatccaaacacaaccaaGTACTCCTATGTATTGTCCTCATTGACTTTCCCAAATTTGATATCTTCCAAATAGTGGTTAGTTAAAAGGGCAATTTTGTTACAGTATAAGATACTCTTTACCCAACAAAATACTATAATAATAAGAAAAAAAGATATTCATTTCCCATAGAGATGTGGACTAAAATGAAGTGGTGTGGACTTAAATGTCACATAAGAAATAGATACTATATGGATATGAGAACAAACAGCTGGGAACCAAAAGATAGTAAATTAAACATAGTTTTTAATAGCTTCCGTTGCTAGATGGACTTATTCAAGATAGGAAACAAATTTAATTAATCTATTAATTTACATTGCAGCATAACAAGTGCTAaagtgggaaaaaaaaacacGGTTTGTCTAACGGGTGACCTTAAAGCActcattaaaatatatttcgagtgttatattttataaaatataagattaattagggaaagtaaataaatacaaaaaaggaTAGGCAagattaaataatatatatatatatataagagaagataataattattagtatatatgtatatatgatAGATTAGATAAATATTAAATGTGTTAACGAGTACCCATAGGCACCCAtttgtaaaattcaaaaaaaaaaaagagatctGTTGTAGACCACGCCAGGATTTTTTGAAGCTAGGAAGAATTATAAATAATTATCTTTTCATGCCTCATAACTAGTGATCATTGCGCTACATCTTGAAGTATATTCTGATGATGCACTTCTATAACTTCGATCCAACATGCATGCATTTAACTGCTGACCCTTTTCGATGATTTCTTATAAGCTGAGAACAATTATATGCTTTAAAGTTTAAAAGATTAAATATTATTATCAGTTATCTCTCTCTCAAATACGCAAACAAAACTTTATTTGACAAAAAGGTGAAAGTTTtatgaattgaaaagaaaaaaattacaaaacagGGTGAAAAATTAAATCATTTTCATTGCTTTGATTCTTTTAGTGGAGGGGGAAATCAAATTGTATAGCTGTTCCTTGGTTAGACTCAGAATAACAAGAAGATGCTCCTTGAACAAAATAAGAATAGCACTCGTGCTACATAAAGTTGACAAGCAATTCCCAGCTAATACCCACTTCTCCCCCTACGGAAGAAAAAGTGAAGCAAACAATTTCTGAAAACCTCACCCCTCGTAGACTTGCAGCCCTAAAACTTTTCAAGgattctcattttattttattttattttttgccaaTGCGATAGATCTACATCTATTTTATCCTATGGAGAAGGGGGACCTGAATAGGTCACGAGAATATCGCAGAAGACTGAACCACTTACCGGGCTAAACGAGTGCACTACGTACTCGTCTGGAAGCCACTTTAAAGTGACTTGCCACATTTTTGTGGCCAAAGGTGGGAggcaagatttttttttttcaaggattCTCACTTTTGTACCTTTTATCTATAAATTTTGCAACCTAAAATTATCAATTATTACCACATTGCATGTCAAAACATTTACTTTAGACACTTGCACTTTAAAGTTACTAATTCATCTCAACAAACCATAGTCTTGCACATTATCGATGAAATTATAGAAACAATACATAGTGAGTGGGTTAGTCCCCTTGTTCCCTTCCCCGTATCCCACATCGTTTGAGTTGGGTGTGTGAGTGTAGTTTATAGTCTCCTCAGTGGTACCAGAAGTTACCGGCTTTTGGTATTACTGTGGATTTAAGGTTAGAAATTATTCTTGTCACTTCTgacaaaaaagaaacaagatcAGTGGTAGGGTTTAAAAAACAGAGTGAGTGGGTTAGTCCCCTTGTTCCCTTCCCCGTATCCCACATCGTTTGAGTTGGGTGTGTGAGTGTAGTTTATAGTACCGGCTTTTGGTATTACTGTAGATTTAAGGTTAGAAATTATTCTTGTCACTTCTgacaaaaaagaaacaagatcAGTGGTAGGGTTTAAAAAACAGAGTGAGTGGGCTAGTCCCCTTGTTCCCTTCCCCGTATCCCACATCGTTTGAGTTGGGTGTGTGAGTGTAGTTTATAGTCTCCTCAGTGGTACCAGAAGTTACCGGCTTTTGGTATTACTGTGGATTTAAGGTTAGAAATTATTCTTGTCActtctgacaaaaaaaaaatatataccaTACCAATTTCTTAATTTTACAATGCTCAAAATTTAGTGTTAATTTAGTGTTAGCCTTGAAGATTCACAAAAAATGACCTAattcttacttttttttgtttatttttattaagatAGGGTGGCTAGGATGATTTGAGACATTTTGATAACTTTAGAGTACAAAAGACCTAGAAGTAAAGCTAAAGGTATGAGGTGGGAATTGGAATCAATCAAAACATAAAGGGTATATGGTGTGAATGCTTGAAAATATAAAGAGTGCAAAATAGAATTAGTCCTATCTTTAATGCATCAACtagctttttttcttttcttttttttttttttaaatttgcaaTAGAACTcggaaaaaaattaagaataatTGTTCTATCAAGGGCAAGACCAAAAATACCATTGGAAAGAAATGAATGGTTGGGTAATCTACTTGATTTAAACTCCCACAAAATACTACTATTACAACCTCTACTACAAAATTAGACACATCCTCCTATACTTTCTTGAACTAATTTCTTCCAAGTTTTCGTTTAAAATCTAAAATAACAGAAGCATTGATTTCCCTTTATAGGGTTAACTTGTTGGAATAGAAACATCAAAATACAACAAATACCTTGCCTTTAAGGTTCGAACAACTTGCCTAATAGAATTCTAAATTTTAACCCCATGCCCTGTAATTCATCATTTGTAGGGAATTTATAGATCCTATGTACATTGAACGCCATAATTTGGCATCTGGTCTTCATGGAGTGAGCAGGTAACCTCCACTCTTCCTAAAACTTTCGTAACCAAAGAAAAACGTTTAATTTTTGTATAATGACTAACGCCAGAATGCTGATTTCATAAAACGAATTAGCTACGTTTTCGTGaaaacatttttcaatcacttttttacctcacatacgtcagatcgctacagtaatttttctacaaaaaatctagaaaaatgcaatccaaacaaggtatAAGATTCTCATAGTCTCAATTAGTGATAAACATAAAAGTAAATGAGATTCATTTCTACATACAAATACAAACACATAATCCAATTCCATGTTGGTGTTTCATCAACTTCAAATATAATAAGTGTTTTACATCATCGCTTTTTGTGCTCTAGTATTTTGGTGTATACACCTATTAAAAGGTCAAGACAACCCAAGAGtgcttataaaaaaaaagggtttaaaagaaagaaaatgacaaAACCCAAGACTATAGTTCATTTAATTTCTCAATACGGATTCCATATTGATGCAGGCTAATGCATCATATACTTTTCATTAATTTCTTTGTGATTGTGACTTCCAATTGTAATGTCCCCAAGGAGTGGGAAGGCCGGAGAGAGCATTAATTAAGACACCACTATTATTATAGACAaaccaaacttttttttttttttttttttataaaattaatgCAAAGTTGTTAAGTACCATGGGAAAAACATAATAATCTAAATGGATGACTAGATTAGTAGTGTTTAAACAACCAATTGGGAATGGGGCGAATAATTAGTACTACAAGGGAACAGTTAAGTGACAAAATGTGCTTTCCCAAGTGAACCTAGGAATTATTGAGGATAAGATATGTTAGCTGACAACATTACTATAGCAAATGATCTAAAACCACCCGATAGATGAAGAAAAGAACTCAATTCTGATTCCTCAATAAAGTGTCATTTTAAGATTCTTGAATGGAAACAAAAACCATCAAAACAGGAGTTTTATACCCCACAAGTCCCTAATATTCAAGAAATTGCCTATTCCAATACAAGCATTGTAACAATGTCTACAGCTTTTGTCCCTTCCTTCCTctatttagttttattttccacCCCcctacccccccccccctttttctCTTCTAGAACTTATTTCTTTATTCTTTTCTAAAACCTCAAAAAATTGTTGGTCCAATACCAATGCACCATCTAAACATAACAAACAACTTTAATATGTTAGCGCCagccaaaaatttttttgtttgtctGCTAAAGTATTGATAACCAGACAACATTATAATTAACAAGGTAACTTTGTTTTAAAATCAGTCATCTACTAGtatcacaattttttttttttttttggtttcataTTCACAAAATGAAGCCTTCTATAGAAAATTATGAGACTCCATTGGATTATGGCATCAATGAGAGGgtcattcaaaataaaatacttaATAGATTGGAAAGGCTAGCTAAAATTGACCTCATGTTCTATAACACAATAAGAACAATTCTTACCAACTTAGACTAATCTTTGAAAGAAAATCCAACGAGGTACTAACATTTAACGAACCAATGCAATTTTCAAGAATAGTATTAGCACTTTTATCAATTGCAATATTCCTTCGGGCGGACAAACAAAATTACTATAACTTCTTGATTTTTTTAGTAACTGTCAAAATGTTGTAAATTTGGGTTAGGAATATAAATCAAGTTTCTGTAAATAAAAAGTTCTCGTTTTCccctttctattttttttctcctGTAAAAAGGGCAACAATAAAgttaagaaaaaacaaagaaaaaaaaaatcctcctaCTTGGAAGAATGCAAGAGCTGCAGTAGAGCACTATTTAGCAACAGATCAGCAAGAGCAAGGGAAAACAACAATTGCATTCTATTCATCCGTACGGTTTCATTGACTCATGACTGCTCATTTCTCGTGAGGCCATCTATTTTGCTGAACCATTTTTCCCCCCCAAAAACTTATTAACTCCTCAACTCTTCTTCCTTCTCTCAGTTCTGAGTTCTGACAGGAAAAAACACCTGACCCGTGAAAGCAGTTACCTAAAACATTGTACAAACCATACTTCTTTCATCACTCAAATCACTTTCTCACACAAGCGATACAACAAAACTCTTTcattcttctttcttcttcattctaCAACCACTCTCACTTGACTTTTCTGCACATTCTTTGCAACAAAAATTACTCCCCTTCTCTCAACTTTTGTCTTTTTTTCACTCTAACCCCACATTCATAAGCCTTTTCTTGAGCTCTGTTTCTTTGGTTCTAGTGATACAATCCTGTATTGTGTTTCAATGGTaaagttcatttttttccccttaaattGGTGGATTTCTGAAATGGGCTTTGTTTAAAAGTGCATTTCCTTGTGGATTTAAAAAGTTTTAGTCTTTTTTGGCTTCATACACTCATTACTGTCAATGGGGTGGAGTAGAGCAGTTATTGTTGTAAAAAATTGAGGAAAGTTTGAATTTTTCTCCTCTTGGACTCATGGTTTCTTGATTATTCATTTTGTTCTCTTAGTTCTTTATTTGGTTCCTGAGCGGGACTGAAGAAAGAGATATTTCTGTTGCTCCAGCAGCCCAAAATGGAATTTTTAACTCTAGTAACTGCTATACTTTTTGGGTTGCTATCAAGTTCCCGACTCATAACTGCTCAAGTTGTTGATGATCATGCTATTTTGCTAGAAATTGCAAAAGAGTTTAGTTTGTCTTCCTGGAATGTAAACCAGTCAGATTTCTGTTCTTGGCCTGGTGTTGGTTGCAGCTCTAACCAATCTATGGTGGAGAGGCTTGATCTTTCTCGCCATGGGTTGCAAGGTAATGTGACTCTAATTTCTGAGCTTAGAGCATTGAAATGGCTTGACCTGTCTTCTAATAATTTCCATGGATCAATCCCACAAGCATTTGGGAATTTATCGCtgcttgaagttcttgatttaTCATTTAACAAGTTTGAGAGCTCAGTTCCTGTAGAACTGGGCAGGCTCAAGAACCTTAGGTCATTGAACTTGTCAAATAATTATTTAAGCGGGGTCATACCTGATGAGCTTGAGGGGTTGGAAAAGCTGCAAGAGTTTCAGATATATACTAACAGGCTGAATGGTTCCATCCCTCGGTGGGTTGGAAATTTAACCAATTTGAGATCTTTTACTGCTTATGAGAATGGATTAAGTGGTAATATTCCAGATAATCTGGGCTCAGTTTCTGAACTTCAGCTGTTGAACCTCCACTCTAATCAGCTAGAAGGGCCCGTACCTGAGAGCATTTTTGCTATGGAAAAATTGGAGGTTTTGGTTTTGACACAAAACAAGCTGACTGGCAGTATTCCTCCATCAGTTGGCAATTGCAAAGGCCTTTCTAGTATTAGAATTGGGAATAATGAGTTAATAGGTAACATTCCCAGAGAGATTGGTAATATTACTGGCCTTACATACTTTGAAGCTGATAATAATAATCTCTCTGGAGAGATAGTTTCTGAATTTGCACAATGCTCTAATCTCACTCTCCTTAATTTGGCCTCAAATGGTTTTAGTGGTATCATCCCTCCAGAATTTGGTCAACTTAGCAATTTGCAGGAGTTGATTCTTTCTGGAAATAGCCTATTTGGAGAGATTCCGATAACTGTTCTAACTTGCAAGAATCTGAACAAGCTTGACTTAAGCAGCAACAGACTCAATGGCACTATACCACAAGAGATCTGCAGTACTTCCAGGCTGCAATACTTGCTACTGAGTCAGAATTTTGTTAGAGGGGAGATACCTCATGAGATTGGAAATTGCATTAAGCTGCTTGAATTGCAGATGGGCAGTAACTATATGACTGGAAGTATTCCTCCTGAGATCGGTCACATGAAGAACTTGCAGATTGCGTTGAATTTGAGCTTCAATCATCTTCGTGGATTGTTGCCCCAAGAGTTGGGAAGACTCGACAAGCTGGTGGCTCTGGATCTTTCAAATAATCAGCTTTCCGGGAATATTCCAGCTGCACTGAAGGGCATGCTGAGTTTGATAGAGGTTGATTTTTCAAACAATCAGCTGACTGGACCAATACCAACCTTTGTGCCATTTCAAAAAAGCCCAAATTCAAGCTTTTTTGGGAACAAAGCTCTCTGTGGCGAGCCGTTGAGTCCTTCCTGTGGAAATTCGAATGGGTCTGGTAATGTGAATTATCATCACAAGGTTTCTTACAGGATCATATTGGCTGTTATTGGTTCTGGTTTGGCTGTTTTTGCATCTGTGACCGTTGTTGTATTGCTCTATATGATGAGGGAGAGGCAAGAGGAAGCTGCCAAAGGTGGTGTAACTGCTGATGATGAAACCACTGGCAAACCAGTCATAATAGCAGGGAATGTTTTCATTGAAAACCTTAGGCAAGCCATAGATTTTGATGCAGCAGTGAAGGCGACCATGAAAGAATCAAATAAACTTAGCATTGGCACTTTTAGCACCGTTTACAGAGCAGACATGCCATCTGGAATGATTCTGTCTGTTAAGAAGTTGAGATCAATGGACAGAACGTTGATTCATCACCAGAGCAAAATGATTAGAGAGGTTGAAAGGCTGAGTAAACTCACCCACGCCAATCTGATAAGGCCTATTGGGTTCATAATCTATGAAGATGTTGCACTTCTGCTACATCAATACTACCTGAATGGGACATTGGCAGAGTTTCTGCATGAATCTTCTAAGAAACATGAATATAAACCTGACTGGCCAACAAGACTCTCCATTGCCATTGGAGTAGCAGAAGGCTTAGCATTTTTGCATCATGTCGCAATTATTCACCTTGACATTTCTTCAGGTAATGTTCTTTTAGATTCCAATTTTAACCCGTTGGTTGGTGAAATCGAAATATCAAAGCTCTTAGACCCATCAAGAGGGACCGCAAGCATCAGCGCTGTTGCAGGTTCATTTGGATATATTCCCCCAGGTTTGTAACTCTCATATTTACTCTCTCCACTCACTGATGCTTTATGACCAAGTTATGCTCTTTCTTTCTGAAAATTTAAATCTTTCCTCTCGTTCCTTTTGACACAGAATATGCATATACCATGCAAGTTACAGCACCTGGAAATGTTTACAGCTATGGGGTAGTTTTGCTTGAGATCCTTACTACCCGATTACCAGTAGATGAAGAATTTGGTGAAGGTGTAGATTTGGTGAAGTGGGTTCAGGGAGCACCTTTAAGAGGTGAAAC is part of the Coffea eugenioides isolate CCC68of chromosome 6, Ceug_1.0, whole genome shotgun sequence genome and encodes:
- the LOC113774976 gene encoding leucine-rich repeat receptor-like tyrosine-protein kinase PXC3, producing MEFLTLVTAILFGLLSSSRLITAQVVDDHAILLEIAKEFSLSSWNVNQSDFCSWPGVGCSSNQSMVERLDLSRHGLQGNVTLISELRALKWLDLSSNNFHGSIPQAFGNLSLLEVLDLSFNKFESSVPVELGRLKNLRSLNLSNNYLSGVIPDELEGLEKLQEFQIYTNRLNGSIPRWVGNLTNLRSFTAYENGLSGNIPDNLGSVSELQLLNLHSNQLEGPVPESIFAMEKLEVLVLTQNKLTGSIPPSVGNCKGLSSIRIGNNELIGNIPREIGNITGLTYFEADNNNLSGEIVSEFAQCSNLTLLNLASNGFSGIIPPEFGQLSNLQELILSGNSLFGEIPITVLTCKNLNKLDLSSNRLNGTIPQEICSTSRLQYLLLSQNFVRGEIPHEIGNCIKLLELQMGSNYMTGSIPPEIGHMKNLQIALNLSFNHLRGLLPQELGRLDKLVALDLSNNQLSGNIPAALKGMLSLIEVDFSNNQLTGPIPTFVPFQKSPNSSFFGNKALCGEPLSPSCGNSNGSGNVNYHHKVSYRIILAVIGSGLAVFASVTVVVLLYMMRERQEEAAKGGVTADDETTGKPVIIAGNVFIENLRQAIDFDAAVKATMKESNKLSIGTFSTVYRADMPSGMILSVKKLRSMDRTLIHHQSKMIREVERLSKLTHANLIRPIGFIIYEDVALLLHQYYLNGTLAEFLHESSKKHEYKPDWPTRLSIAIGVAEGLAFLHHVAIIHLDISSGNVLLDSNFNPLVGEIEISKLLDPSRGTASISAVAGSFGYIPPEYAYTMQVTAPGNVYSYGVVLLEILTTRLPVDEEFGEGVDLVKWVQGAPLRGETPEQILDAKLSTVSFAWRKEMLAALKVALLCTDSTPAKRPKMKKVVEMLQEITE